The Fulvivirga ligni genome window below encodes:
- a CDS encoding HlyD family secretion protein, with protein METANNKKTAKKGSKVIRIVIISAVVIVGLFFATKAIIHSANFENSDNAQIDGDIIPLRVNTSGHIIDLRFEENQQVKKGDTLAIMDTVDIKAKFHQAEARLESAMLGVQANQTGKQSAAYNTRAASENISSAKAKLTQARNDFERIEAMYKKGAATPQAYDAAKSGLDMADAQYKALSAQRATAGTQITAQEYQIQMAEAMVKEAKAQLVSARYLLENCFIIAPSDGIISKKSVEVGQLCLPGTAVGMLIDLENIWVTANLKETQLDKVTMGAEVNISIDAYPDIEMTGKVESLAGATGPKFSLLPADNATGNFVKVTQRVPVKIAITNIQNEKKQQLVPGMNVVVDIKASK; from the coding sequence ATGGAAACAGCAAATAACAAAAAGACTGCTAAAAAAGGAAGCAAGGTGATCAGGATAGTAATTATAAGTGCCGTGGTAATAGTGGGGCTGTTTTTCGCCACAAAAGCCATTATCCATAGTGCTAACTTTGAAAATAGTGACAATGCCCAGATTGATGGAGATATCATTCCATTAAGGGTAAACACCAGTGGCCACATCATAGACCTAAGATTTGAAGAGAATCAGCAGGTAAAGAAGGGTGATACGCTGGCCATTATGGATACAGTGGATATCAAGGCCAAATTTCACCAGGCTGAAGCCAGGTTAGAAAGTGCTATGTTAGGTGTGCAGGCCAATCAAACTGGTAAGCAATCAGCTGCCTATAATACCAGAGCGGCATCAGAAAACATCTCTTCCGCCAAGGCCAAACTTACTCAGGCGAGAAATGATTTCGAAAGGATAGAAGCCATGTACAAAAAAGGAGCTGCTACGCCTCAGGCTTATGATGCAGCCAAGTCTGGTTTAGATATGGCCGATGCACAATATAAAGCGCTATCAGCACAGAGAGCTACCGCAGGCACACAAATAACTGCTCAGGAGTATCAAATACAAATGGCTGAAGCCATGGTGAAAGAAGCTAAGGCTCAGTTGGTGTCAGCAAGATATTTATTAGAAAACTGCTTTATCATAGCTCCAAGCGATGGTATTATCTCAAAAAAATCAGTGGAAGTGGGTCAATTGTGCCTTCCTGGTACAGCTGTAGGCATGCTTATCGACTTAGAAAACATTTGGGTAACGGCCAATTTGAAAGAAACGCAGTTGGATAAAGTGACAATGGGTGCAGAAGTAAACATTTCTATAGATGCCTACCCTGATATTGAAATGACTGGTAAGGTGGAGAGTCTTGCTGGAGCTACAGGACCTAAATTCTCACTACTCCCAGCTGACAACGCCACTGGAAACTTTGTAAAGGTAACTCAGAGAGTACCAGTGAAAATAGCCATTACTAACATTCAAAACGAGAAAAAACAGCAACTGGTACCAGGTATGAATGTAGTGGTAGACATTAAAGCCAGCAAGTAA
- a CDS encoding DUF5004 domain-containing protein produces MKALIQVKRLCLFSLLSVSLWACSLNDDTQIAEEAEKSIDGTWQITAVTRNGQDITAGFDFTTFKIHFNPDYTYTIDNYVPFIVKGEGNWAVDDPLYPFNISFDETGKETVQTKLNYPVVDGERRLKLVFSPGCSSNVYEYTMKRSAE; encoded by the coding sequence ATGAAAGCACTTATACAAGTAAAGCGATTATGCTTGTTTTCACTGCTCAGCGTGTCTCTATGGGCGTGTTCTCTTAATGATGATACACAGATAGCAGAAGAAGCAGAGAAAAGCATAGACGGGACCTGGCAGATTACCGCTGTTACGCGTAACGGACAGGATATTACGGCAGGTTTTGATTTCACTACATTCAAAATTCATTTCAACCCGGACTATACCTACACCATTGATAACTATGTACCCTTCATAGTAAAAGGAGAAGGCAATTGGGCAGTGGATGATCCCTTATATCCATTCAATATATCATTTGACGAGACAGGTAAAGAAACGGTGCAAACCAAGCTCAACTATCCTGTGGTAGATGGTGAGAGACGACTGAAGCTGGTTTTTAGCCCCGGCTGTAGCTCAAATGTATATGAATATACCATGAAAAGATCCGCTGAATAA
- a CDS encoding YceI family protein, which produces MKYLTSIILALISTVSLYAQEYSVDAKNSKLEVFGTSTLHDWELKAETISGSAKLTTGDKLEIQSLSFKVKGESLKSGKESMEKDIYEALKTDDHPYITFQFKTAKSVSASDLTATGTLEIAGVSKSMSIPVKYSVENGVVKFVGKVSFEMTDFKIDPPTALLGTLKCGDEVTVSFNVQYTK; this is translated from the coding sequence ATGAAATACCTTACTTCAATAATCCTTGCTTTAATCTCTACAGTTTCACTTTATGCCCAGGAATACTCTGTGGATGCTAAAAACAGTAAACTAGAGGTTTTCGGTACCTCTACACTACATGATTGGGAGCTAAAAGCTGAAACCATTTCAGGGAGTGCTAAACTGACCACTGGTGATAAGTTGGAAATTCAATCGCTTAGTTTCAAAGTGAAAGGGGAGAGCCTTAAAAGCGGTAAGGAATCTATGGAAAAGGATATTTATGAGGCTTTAAAAACCGATGACCATCCATACATCACTTTCCAATTTAAAACAGCTAAAAGTGTATCAGCTTCTGATCTGACTGCAACAGGTACATTGGAAATAGCTGGTGTTTCAAAAAGTATGTCCATTCCAGTGAAATATTCAGTAGAAAATGGTGTGGTGAAATTTGTTGGTAAAGTGAGTTTTGAAATGACGGATTTTAAGATTGACCCGCCCACAGCTTTGCTAGGTACCTTAAAATGTGGTGACGAAGTAACGGTTTCGTTTAACGTGCAGTACACCAAGTAG
- a CDS encoding DUF4961 domain-containing protein: MKNLNVMKINLKLKRGWWHSKVAIVLLGIFMMTCVSFEGEVDHPESGKAGEEVTFTVHPFFDVADGRSGARMVIGFLAPKSWKAAQNTVVTYTSDLEEGMVGTMSLIPDNTLANWSDEGGGEKQTWKVALRNKYGVGPNVINDMEWIVYWSDKTYAVQNEEDIHIDVDLKVKLGAQNMRVRPMFVIAETEDGTRSGNYTDMLVTDCFEVTDGEGDVIDFCELHINSVQPVFSTKDDLVTFTYQGDIKDNDLQGADEVYLCATAYTDNGKVYEVCNREAKSAMKNPFRFGNTFELTMWPASYFGIAEDEIISSISYSFTSADGAIQIMDDLGDEDTNQPYSYALRCN, encoded by the coding sequence ATGAAAAATCTGAACGTAATGAAGATCAATTTGAAGTTAAAACGAGGATGGTGGCACAGCAAAGTGGCCATTGTGCTCCTTGGCATTTTCATGATGACCTGTGTTTCTTTCGAAGGCGAAGTGGATCACCCGGAGTCAGGCAAAGCAGGCGAAGAAGTTACCTTCACCGTGCATCCATTTTTCGATGTAGCGGATGGAAGAAGTGGCGCCAGAATGGTTATCGGATTTCTAGCTCCTAAAAGCTGGAAAGCAGCCCAAAACACTGTTGTCACTTACACTAGTGACCTGGAAGAAGGCATGGTGGGCACCATGTCGCTGATACCAGATAATACACTTGCCAACTGGAGTGATGAAGGTGGTGGCGAAAAGCAAACCTGGAAAGTAGCGCTGAGAAACAAATATGGTGTTGGTCCTAATGTGATTAACGACATGGAGTGGATTGTTTACTGGTCAGACAAAACCTATGCTGTACAAAATGAAGAAGATATACATATAGATGTAGACCTGAAAGTAAAGCTGGGTGCTCAGAATATGCGGGTAAGGCCCATGTTTGTTATTGCAGAAACAGAAGATGGTACACGCTCCGGAAACTACACCGACATGCTAGTTACAGATTGTTTTGAAGTAACTGATGGTGAGGGAGATGTAATAGATTTTTGTGAGCTTCACATTAACTCTGTACAACCTGTATTTTCCACTAAAGATGATCTTGTAACCTTTACTTATCAGGGCGATATCAAAGACAACGATCTTCAGGGAGCCGATGAGGTTTACCTATGCGCTACGGCCTACACTGATAACGGCAAGGTTTACGAAGTGTGTAATCGGGAGGCAAAATCAGCGATGAAGAATCCATTTCGATTTGGTAATACCTTCGAGCTTACCATGTGGCCGGCTTCCTATTTTGGCATAGCCGAAGATGAAATCATTTCCTCCATCTCTTATTCATTTACAAGCGCTGATGGCGCTATTCAGATTATGGATGATTTAGGAGATGAAGATACTAACCAGCCTTACAGCTATGCTTTACGCTGTAACTAG
- a CDS encoding RagB/SusD family nutrient uptake outer membrane protein → MKNTYYLLILTLLGGLGWSCQEERFLDETETTNLNEEVVFSDSAYTTQFLFDIYRDIGFSNSPARFNSGGFFPQTTGGLQTASDESEPRIINAITTDIQFITGTVNPIIISSDPWNIPYRNIRKVNQLLKNLPNAPLNDNLKAQYAAEGRFLRAWYYYLLVQHYGGVPLIGDEIYTAEGEISGARATYEQCVNYIVSECDEAAKVLAIRPRGRDFGRVGAGACMGLKARMLLHAASPLHNGSDFASGDLKEILGYASFDANRWKLAADAAKDLINLEVFKLFNDNSEEPGRGFYSLFIASDAIGNGDPIDQCIILMKMEDKGQGRERLFQPPSRGGTGGGGFPYQETVDAFAMSNGKLITDPSSGYDPQDPYVGRDPRFYNSIIYDQTQLIVPAGSLTPVDIYTGTYQGSAASEDAVFTGTPTGYYTNKMLHREIVANYWIGGPQSRPLIRYAEVLLNFAEATNEFSGPISEVYQAVEAVRERAGLDPFILPAGLSKEAMREVIHHERRVELAFEGFRFWDVRRWMIAEETQANTMTGMEVKRNGEAVSYNKFNVRKHIFRDALYYWPIPQSEVGKSPEMLQNPYY, encoded by the coding sequence ATGAAGAACACTTACTATTTGCTAATCCTGACATTATTAGGGGGACTTGGCTGGTCCTGTCAGGAAGAGAGATTTCTTGATGAAACGGAAACCACTAACCTCAATGAAGAGGTAGTTTTTTCTGATAGTGCGTACACTACCCAGTTTCTCTTCGATATCTACAGAGATATTGGGTTCAGTAACAGTCCGGCCCGTTTTAATAGTGGCGGATTTTTCCCTCAGACCACTGGAGGTCTGCAAACGGCATCTGATGAATCCGAACCGAGAATTATCAATGCCATCACCACTGACATACAGTTTATCACTGGCACCGTAAATCCCATTATTATCAGCAGTGATCCCTGGAACATTCCTTATCGAAACATCAGGAAGGTTAATCAGCTATTAAAGAACCTTCCAAATGCACCTCTGAATGATAACCTTAAAGCACAATACGCGGCTGAAGGTAGATTTTTGAGGGCCTGGTACTATTACCTGCTGGTGCAGCATTATGGTGGTGTACCGTTAATTGGAGATGAAATCTACACTGCTGAGGGTGAGATTTCTGGTGCGCGTGCTACTTATGAGCAGTGTGTGAACTACATTGTTTCTGAATGCGATGAAGCAGCTAAGGTATTGGCCATCAGACCTAGAGGTCGTGATTTTGGTAGGGTAGGAGCTGGTGCATGTATGGGTCTTAAAGCCAGAATGCTACTGCACGCTGCCAGCCCTTTGCATAACGGTAGCGATTTTGCTTCTGGTGATCTTAAGGAAATACTAGGTTATGCTAGCTTTGATGCTAACCGTTGGAAACTGGCCGCAGATGCCGCTAAAGACCTCATTAATTTGGAAGTCTTTAAATTATTCAACGATAACTCAGAGGAACCCGGCCGTGGTTTCTATAGCCTTTTTATAGCCAGCGACGCTATAGGTAATGGTGATCCCATTGACCAGTGCATCATTTTGATGAAGATGGAAGATAAGGGCCAGGGTCGAGAAAGGCTTTTCCAACCACCATCCAGAGGTGGAACAGGTGGTGGCGGCTTTCCTTATCAGGAAACAGTAGATGCTTTTGCCATGAGCAACGGTAAATTAATCACTGACCCATCGTCTGGTTATGATCCTCAAGATCCTTATGTGGGTAGAGATCCCAGATTTTATAATTCCATCATTTATGATCAGACACAGCTAATTGTCCCTGCAGGATCATTGACCCCGGTTGATATCTATACTGGCACATATCAAGGATCCGCTGCTTCTGAAGATGCAGTATTTACAGGCACTCCTACAGGTTATTACACTAACAAAATGCTTCACAGAGAGATAGTTGCTAACTATTGGATAGGAGGCCCACAGTCGCGTCCTCTGATTAGATACGCTGAGGTATTACTCAATTTTGCTGAGGCAACTAATGAATTTAGTGGTCCCATCTCAGAAGTATATCAAGCTGTAGAAGCAGTGAGGGAAAGAGCTGGTTTAGATCCATTTATACTACCAGCAGGCCTTTCTAAAGAAGCTATGAGAGAGGTGATCCATCATGAAAGAAGGGTAGAACTTGCCTTTGAAGGATTCCGATTCTGGGATGTAAGAAGATGGATGATAGCCGAAGAAACTCAGGCCAATACCATGACTGGTATGGAAGTAAAGCGCAATGGTGAGGCTGTAAGCTACAATAAGTTTAATGTGAGAAAGCACATCTTCAGAGATGCCCTCTACTATTGGCCTATTCCTCAGAGCGAAGTGGGTAAAAGCCCTGAAATGCTTCAAAATCCATATTACTAA
- a CDS encoding SusC/RagA family TonB-linked outer membrane protein, translating into MKNIEYMLNLYLKRSITIFTLLAVALLSHAVQAQDTSVKGIVQDSYGNAIESVNVSVEGQETSTVTNAEGQFEIQASSSSVLVFTHPDYATFEFVTGQNNELVISLIERYLQSPEILPVLYGEKDRKSMLGATSTVYTDQINTTLSPNYAAALAGRMPGLYVQQYRGIRNTYTSGNTNSDIVGQVPQTNNAVPTDNTMFALSLRGQGPVTVIDGIQRDIYSIDPENIESISVQKDALSSILLGMRSSRGLVLVNTRKPEADRFQLSFSGEIGVQTPLNMPKPLPTYQYAYLLNEALLNDGQTAAYTDEDFQAFRDGTSPYTHPNVNWYNQVLKKNAPISTYNLNVNGGGKVARYSLSLNYLNQEGLFKTSDINSYNTNLELNRYLFTSSVAVDVTDDFEVGVTLFGRVQEGNQPGAGTGAILSGLVNTPGSAYPVYNEDDSYAGNVSFPVNLYAQTINSGYIQDNSRDIMANVELNYDLGDFVEGLSVKGVTNMSTQNLTAIVRNKQNTVYEYTPPTEESAGSYSPYGSNIPQSNSFVNVASTRFWYGQLSLNYEKQVGKHNLGAMIFGDKRIVSVNYDLPAKSNNVAAKVNYDYDGKYFAEAAIDFSSFNRYPTDDQWGTFYALGLGWDISKEDFLSSTDWLNQLKIRGVYGKTGNGIDNSGYYIWRQTYRTTVLEGTYPQGYSRGPGNGEAPNGLANPNISWEKANKLNIGADVAVMDNHLQFTADYYYDKYYDLLQIRGKSIALMGLAYPVENIGENLYKGLELSLTYQNNLGNFNYFVTGNWSRMETEVLFIDEQFREFDYTRQTGRPVGTIFGLETDGFFNSQEEIANSATFDGIEVQPGDIKYKDMNNDGVIDINDIQPIGNTKPLSYYGITAGFNYKGFEVSALLQGAYNRDIYVADLAMQAGFQTAGQSYGQAYEPIIGRWTPETAETATYPRLSAGRNVNNAPDYNTSFFVHSGDYFRLKNLSIAYTLPQHWFRNKSVSEVKLFMNGQNLFTEAAYDQVDPEVTSFYNYPIQKVISGGIKIKL; encoded by the coding sequence ATGAAAAATATTGAATATATGCTTAATCTTTATTTAAAAAGGAGCATTACCATATTTACACTGTTAGCTGTCGCTCTGCTCTCACATGCAGTTCAGGCTCAGGATACTTCCGTAAAAGGAATAGTTCAGGACAGTTATGGTAATGCCATAGAAAGCGTAAACGTTTCTGTAGAAGGTCAGGAAACCAGCACTGTTACTAACGCAGAAGGGCAATTTGAAATACAAGCGTCATCAAGTAGTGTTCTTGTGTTCACTCATCCTGATTATGCCACCTTTGAGTTTGTTACAGGCCAAAATAATGAACTGGTGATCAGTCTCATAGAAAGGTACCTTCAAAGCCCGGAGATTTTACCTGTTTTGTACGGTGAGAAAGACCGAAAAAGTATGCTGGGAGCTACTTCAACGGTGTATACTGATCAAATAAATACTACCTTATCACCCAATTATGCAGCTGCCTTAGCGGGTAGAATGCCAGGGCTTTATGTACAGCAGTACAGAGGTATTAGAAATACTTATACTTCAGGTAATACCAATAGCGATATAGTAGGACAGGTACCGCAAACTAACAACGCAGTACCTACAGACAACACCATGTTTGCCTTATCACTAAGAGGTCAGGGTCCCGTAACCGTGATTGACGGTATCCAAAGAGATATTTACTCAATAGATCCTGAAAACATAGAATCTATTTCAGTACAAAAAGACGCCTTATCATCCATTTTGTTGGGAATGCGAAGCTCAAGAGGTCTGGTTTTGGTAAACACCAGAAAGCCAGAAGCGGATAGGTTTCAACTGTCTTTTTCGGGTGAAATAGGAGTGCAGACTCCCTTGAACATGCCTAAGCCATTACCTACTTATCAGTATGCTTACTTGCTAAATGAAGCATTGCTAAATGATGGCCAAACAGCGGCTTATACCGATGAGGACTTCCAGGCTTTCAGAGATGGTACTAGTCCATACACTCACCCCAATGTAAACTGGTATAATCAGGTGCTGAAGAAGAATGCCCCTATATCCACTTACAACTTAAATGTTAACGGTGGTGGCAAAGTGGCCAGGTATTCATTAAGTCTAAACTATCTCAATCAGGAAGGGCTATTCAAAACCTCCGATATCAATAGCTACAACACTAATCTGGAGCTTAACAGATATCTTTTTACTTCCAGTGTAGCGGTAGATGTAACGGATGATTTTGAGGTAGGAGTAACACTTTTTGGAAGAGTACAAGAGGGAAATCAACCCGGAGCTGGTACAGGAGCTATATTATCAGGTCTGGTTAACACGCCAGGATCTGCCTATCCGGTGTATAATGAAGATGACTCATATGCTGGTAATGTTTCTTTTCCGGTAAACCTGTATGCCCAAACCATTAACTCCGGCTATATCCAGGATAACAGCAGAGATATCATGGCAAACGTGGAGCTCAATTATGACCTGGGTGATTTTGTAGAAGGCTTATCAGTAAAAGGAGTCACTAACATGTCTACGCAGAACCTTACTGCTATTGTTAGAAATAAGCAAAATACGGTTTATGAGTATACTCCGCCTACAGAAGAAAGCGCTGGGTCTTATTCGCCTTATGGCTCAAACATTCCTCAGTCTAACTCATTCGTAAACGTGGCTAGCACCCGCTTTTGGTATGGTCAGCTTTCTCTGAATTATGAAAAGCAGGTAGGAAAGCATAATCTGGGAGCCATGATCTTTGGTGACAAGAGAATAGTATCTGTGAACTATGATTTGCCAGCTAAGTCTAATAACGTAGCGGCTAAAGTAAATTACGATTACGACGGTAAATACTTTGCTGAAGCGGCCATAGACTTCAGTAGTTTCAATAGATATCCTACTGATGATCAGTGGGGCACTTTCTACGCCTTAGGCTTAGGTTGGGATATATCCAAAGAAGACTTTTTAAGTTCAACAGATTGGTTAAACCAATTGAAAATCAGAGGAGTATATGGTAAAACCGGTAATGGTATTGATAACTCAGGCTATTACATCTGGAGGCAGACATACCGAACCACAGTGCTTGAAGGAACTTACCCTCAGGGTTATTCCAGAGGACCAGGAAATGGTGAAGCTCCAAACGGCTTAGCAAACCCGAATATCAGCTGGGAGAAGGCTAACAAGCTGAATATTGGTGCCGACGTAGCTGTAATGGATAATCACCTTCAGTTTACCGCTGATTATTATTATGACAAGTATTATGATCTACTTCAGATCAGAGGTAAAAGCATAGCTCTTATGGGATTAGCTTACCCGGTAGAGAACATTGGAGAGAACCTGTACAAAGGTTTAGAGCTCTCTCTAACCTACCAGAATAACCTGGGCAACTTCAATTATTTTGTTACCGGAAACTGGTCCAGAATGGAAACGGAAGTGCTTTTCATTGATGAACAGTTTAGAGAATTTGATTACACCAGACAAACAGGCAGGCCAGTAGGCACCATTTTCGGCCTGGAGACTGATGGCTTCTTCAATTCACAAGAGGAAATCGCCAACAGTGCCACTTTTGATGGTATTGAGGTGCAGCCAGGTGATATCAAATACAAAGACATGAATAATGATGGTGTCATTGATATCAACGATATCCAACCGATTGGTAATACTAAGCCTTTGAGCTACTATGGCATCACAGCTGGTTTCAACTACAAAGGTTTCGAAGTGAGTGCTTTGCTTCAGGGTGCTTACAATAGAGATATCTATGTGGCTGATTTAGCCATGCAGGCAGGCTTCCAGACGGCGGGCCAGAGTTATGGTCAGGCCTATGAACCTATCATTGGCAGATGGACACCAGAGACAGCCGAAACGGCGACTTACCCAAGACTCTCTGCAGGTAGAAACGTGAATAACGCTCCAGATTACAACACTTCTTTCTTCGTTCACTCAGGTGACTATTTCAGACTAAAGAATCTAAGTATAGCCTACACACTCCCACAACACTGGTTTAGAAATAAGAGTGTGTCAGAAGTGAAGCTATTCATGAATGGCCAAAACCTATTCACCGAAGCAGCTTATGATCAGGTAGATCCTGAAGTAACAAGTTTCTACAATTATCCTATTCAGAAGGTGATTAGTGGTGGTATCAAAATAAAACTATAA
- a CDS encoding DHA2 family efflux MFS transporter permease subunit — protein MTAELTTEEKQYPKGLTLVIIVVTVVLASMLELLDMTIVNVALREISGSIGATTKEITWVVTAYAISNVIIIPLSGMLSNLFGRKIYFTASIAIFTLSSLMCGLSDSLAQLVLWRFIQGLGGGALIATSQTVLGEVFPPKKLVVGMAIFGGSIAMGPALGPLLGGYLTDNISWHWIFFINVPLGMLVTMLSWFYIADEKNRVKTGKFDWGGIILLAIGLGSLQFVLEEGNSYEWFDSKEIIFFTSLAVVGIISFIIWELNTKYPAADLRLLKRTNVAVGALFNFVIGAVLISVLYSYPLFTQISLGWTPTLTGLGITPGAIMTGVGIAFVQVLFRKGLNPKIIVLTGFVITSVFCFWMSAQSPASNWDSLFWPMILRGLGLSFLMLPVITLAIEGLQGYDLSQGTGICNMTRQLGSACGLALVSNRMTTMNSVFRNDLVSNINNIDVVPSATIQNVTQGFVGNGYPQQEAQTMALKVLDFSVFQQTSILGYLDSFHVVGLACIIVLPLLFLMKHDKHAKTDTSAVH, from the coding sequence ATGACAGCTGAATTAACTACAGAAGAAAAACAATATCCCAAAGGGTTGACTTTAGTAATCATTGTGGTCACGGTGGTACTTGCATCCATGCTGGAACTGCTGGATATGACTATTGTCAACGTAGCTTTGAGAGAGATTAGTGGTAGCATAGGAGCTACCACTAAAGAGATTACCTGGGTGGTTACGGCGTATGCCATTTCCAATGTGATCATTATCCCACTGAGCGGGATGCTGAGTAACTTGTTCGGCCGCAAAATATATTTCACAGCCTCTATAGCTATATTCACCCTGTCTTCCCTGATGTGCGGATTGTCTGATAGTCTTGCTCAACTAGTACTTTGGAGATTTATACAAGGCCTTGGAGGTGGAGCACTTATAGCTACATCGCAAACCGTATTAGGAGAAGTTTTCCCACCTAAAAAACTGGTTGTCGGTATGGCTATTTTTGGTGGCAGTATTGCCATGGGCCCCGCTTTAGGTCCACTTTTGGGCGGCTATCTTACTGATAATATTTCATGGCACTGGATATTCTTTATCAACGTGCCGCTAGGAATGTTGGTAACCATGCTCTCATGGTTCTATATTGCCGATGAGAAGAATAGGGTGAAAACGGGCAAGTTTGATTGGGGCGGCATCATTCTGCTTGCCATTGGGCTGGGAAGCCTACAGTTCGTACTAGAGGAAGGTAATTCTTATGAATGGTTCGATAGTAAAGAGATTATATTCTTCACCTCGCTAGCCGTAGTGGGAATTATATCATTCATTATCTGGGAGTTAAATACAAAGTATCCTGCTGCTGATCTGCGCTTGCTAAAGAGAACCAACGTAGCAGTAGGGGCACTATTTAACTTCGTAATTGGTGCCGTGTTAATCAGTGTGCTCTATTCTTATCCATTATTTACACAGATAAGCCTGGGTTGGACACCCACCTTAACAGGTCTTGGTATAACACCTGGCGCTATCATGACAGGTGTAGGAATTGCCTTCGTTCAGGTGCTATTTAGAAAAGGTTTAAACCCGAAAATTATAGTGCTTACAGGTTTTGTTATAACCAGTGTTTTTTGTTTCTGGATGTCTGCGCAGTCTCCAGCCTCCAATTGGGATAGCCTCTTTTGGCCGATGATCCTTAGGGGGCTGGGACTAAGCTTTCTAATGCTGCCAGTAATCACGCTAGCCATTGAAGGCCTTCAAGGCTACGATTTGTCTCAAGGTACAGGTATTTGTAACATGACTCGTCAGCTAGGAAGTGCCTGCGGACTAGCCCTGGTAAGTAATCGCATGACCACTATGAATTCTGTCTTCAGAAATGATTTAGTTTCTAATATTAATAATATAGATGTAGTTCCTTCAGCAACGATTCAAAATGTCACTCAAGGCTTTGTAGGTAATGGCTACCCGCAGCAAGAAGCCCAAACCATGGCATTAAAAGTTCTGGATTTTTCTGTTTTTCAGCAGACATCTATCCTCGGATATCTAGATTCATTTCATGTAGTAGGACTAGCCTGTATAATTGTTTTACCACTGTTGTTTCTAATGAAGCATGATAAACATGCAAAAACAGACACTTCAGCAGTGCATTAA
- a CDS encoding PQQ-dependent sugar dehydrogenase: MRVILNICLVSIVFGLIGVSCGSNDEVTDEKDPIESDSVTAPVETLPPNTDYAAAFSGQTRVSGRVTKTAYKVTKLATGLSNPWGMTNLPDGRIIVTEKGGTMRIVSASGEVSSAISGLPAVNSSGQGGLLDVAVDPAFESNRIVYWTFSQDGSGGTATAVGKGRLSDDETNIENAEVIYTAIPEFNSSLHYGGRLVWDGSGNLFVSTGERSDLESRPEAQELDAALGKVLRITTNGEPAEGNPFAGQENKLPEIYSYGHRNVQGLAVHPATGDLWEAEFGPRGGDEVNLIEPGKDYGWPTISYGIEYSGSPIGQGITQQAGMEQPVYYWDPVVSPSGITFYTGSLISEWENNLFLGALSGQHIVRLVIKDNLVVGEERLLASENERFRDVLEGTDGALYAITDSGLMYKIGL; encoded by the coding sequence ATGAGAGTGATCCTCAATATTTGTCTTGTTTCTATAGTATTTGGTCTAATTGGTGTTTCTTGTGGTAGTAATGATGAAGTTACCGATGAAAAAGATCCTATAGAGAGCGATAGCGTAACAGCTCCTGTAGAAACATTGCCTCCCAATACTGACTATGCAGCGGCATTTTCTGGGCAGACCAGAGTTTCTGGTAGAGTTACTAAAACTGCTTATAAAGTAACTAAGCTGGCCACTGGACTAAGCAATCCATGGGGTATGACCAATCTACCTGATGGTCGGATAATTGTTACAGAAAAAGGAGGGACCATGCGTATTGTATCAGCCTCGGGAGAGGTAAGTTCAGCTATTTCAGGTCTTCCTGCAGTGAATAGCTCTGGTCAAGGAGGACTATTAGATGTGGCGGTGGATCCTGCTTTTGAAAGCAACAGAATAGTCTATTGGACATTTTCTCAAGATGGATCTGGAGGAACAGCTACCGCGGTGGGCAAGGGGAGATTGTCTGATGACGAAACCAACATTGAGAACGCAGAAGTGATCTACACAGCGATTCCAGAATTTAATAGCTCCTTGCATTATGGCGGCAGATTAGTCTGGGATGGCAGCGGAAATTTATTTGTTAGCACAGGAGAAAGATCTGATTTGGAATCAAGGCCTGAAGCACAGGAGTTAGACGCTGCCTTGGGTAAAGTGCTTAGAATAACTACCAACGGTGAGCCAGCCGAAGGTAATCCATTTGCAGGTCAGGAAAATAAATTACCAGAAATCTATTCTTACGGACATAGAAACGTACAAGGCTTGGCCGTTCACCCTGCTACAGGAGATCTCTGGGAAGCCGAGTTTGGTCCAAGAGGTGGTGACGAAGTGAACTTGATAGAGCCAGGTAAAGATTATGGCTGGCCTACTATATCTTATGGTATAGAATATTCCGGCTCACCTATCGGACAGGGAATTACTCAACAAGCCGGCATGGAGCAGCCTGTATACTATTGGGACCCAGTAGTTTCACCAAGTGGTATCACTTTCTACACCGGAAGCCTAATTTCTGAATGGGAAAATAACCTTTTCCTCGGAGCTTTAAGTGGGCAACATATCGTAAGGTTGGTAATAAAAGATAACCTGGTGGTAGGTGAAGAGCGCTTACTAGCCTCTGAAAATGAGCGTTTTCGCGATGTCCTAGAAGGTACAGACGGAGCTTTGTATGCCATCACCGATAGCGGATTGATGTATAAAATAGGGCTGTAG